Proteins co-encoded in one Paracrocinitomix mangrovi genomic window:
- a CDS encoding MutS-related protein, with the protein MEAAEYFQNRIKTISQSLSRLKKTSLLLSLLRLVVFVSAVLIAYFFWGNTTIVAVSLITGFGGFLFLVARYTDIKHKRDFHKKLVELNEAELKSLNRNHEDFDGGKEFLNGDHFFNSDIDLFGRGSIFQLLNRAGTENGKKTLANLLNSNDIDNIHKKQEAIKELAIISNWRQNFQVTASMIENEVETKGVISWIKSYKHAIPKLFSLVPFIFSIASLAVFVLYGLEMIQLGIVVLWFFTGLLITMIFFKKINVLYADAGKMRETFSQYSKMIAAIENEEFKSQLLVDLKNELATDGVAASEVLGKLSKEINNLDQRNNIIFGILANGFLLWDLRYSYRIEKWMSDNEAAIEKWFESVATFDAYNGLGNYAFIHTAHIYPNLVDDNTIIKAKALGHPLLDPNKRVDNDIEIGKGNFFIVTGANMAGKSTFLRTTALSIVMANCGLPICAKSFDYHPIKLISSMRTSDSLQDDESYFFSELKRLKFIVDQIKQDTYFIILDEILKGTNSKDKAEGSKKFVQKLVASHSTGLIATHDLSLCTLADEYAEVKNHYFDAQIINDELYFDYQFKDGVCQNMNASFLLKKMEIV; encoded by the coding sequence ATGGAAGCAGCTGAATATTTTCAAAACAGAATAAAAACAATAAGTCAATCTCTTAGCAGATTAAAGAAAACTTCACTTTTACTTTCATTGTTGAGGTTGGTTGTTTTTGTTTCTGCAGTGCTTATAGCCTACTTCTTTTGGGGAAATACAACCATAGTGGCAGTTTCATTGATAACTGGCTTTGGAGGCTTTTTATTTTTAGTAGCCAGATACACGGATATCAAACACAAGCGAGATTTTCATAAGAAATTAGTTGAACTGAATGAAGCTGAGTTAAAATCATTGAATAGAAATCATGAAGATTTTGATGGAGGTAAGGAGTTTTTAAATGGGGATCATTTTTTTAATAGTGATATAGATTTATTTGGAAGAGGATCAATATTTCAATTGCTGAACAGAGCAGGAACTGAAAATGGTAAAAAGACACTGGCCAATTTGTTAAATAGCAATGACATTGACAATATTCATAAAAAGCAAGAAGCCATAAAAGAATTGGCTATAATTTCAAACTGGAGACAAAATTTTCAAGTGACTGCATCTATGATTGAAAATGAAGTTGAAACTAAAGGAGTAATTTCATGGATAAAATCATATAAGCATGCCATTCCTAAACTTTTTAGTTTAGTTCCTTTTATTTTTTCAATCGCGTCACTTGCAGTATTTGTATTGTACGGACTTGAAATGATTCAACTTGGTATCGTTGTGTTGTGGTTTTTTACAGGATTGTTGATTACAATGATCTTCTTTAAAAAGATCAACGTTTTGTATGCTGATGCAGGTAAAATGCGAGAAACTTTTAGCCAGTATAGCAAAATGATTGCGGCCATTGAGAATGAAGAATTTAAAAGCCAATTGTTGGTTGATCTCAAGAATGAATTGGCAACAGACGGAGTAGCAGCCTCAGAAGTTTTGGGTAAGTTGTCTAAGGAAATTAATAATCTTGACCAGCGCAATAATATCATATTCGGAATTTTAGCCAATGGGTTTCTGTTGTGGGATCTCAGATACAGTTATCGTATAGAAAAATGGATGAGCGATAATGAAGCGGCTATTGAAAAGTGGTTTGAATCTGTTGCAACCTTTGATGCATATAACGGTTTAGGTAATTATGCATTTATTCATACTGCTCATATTTATCCAAATCTAGTAGATGACAATACAATTATCAAAGCAAAAGCATTAGGGCATCCGTTATTAGATCCGAACAAAAGAGTTGACAATGATATTGAAATTGGAAAAGGGAATTTCTTTATAGTTACTGGAGCCAATATGGCTGGAAAAAGTACCTTTTTAAGAACAACTGCCTTGAGTATTGTGATGGCCAACTGCGGATTACCGATTTGCGCAAAATCATTTGATTATCATCCAATAAAATTGATTTCAAGTATGAGAACTTCTGACTCTTTACAGGATGATGAATCTTACTTTTTCTCAGAGCTAAAAAGACTCAAGTTTATTGTTGATCAAATAAAACAAGATACTTATTTCATCATCCTGGATGAAATTTTAAAAGGAACCAATAGCAAGGATAAAGCAGAAGGATCTAAAAAGTTTGTTCAAAAATTAGTTGCTTCACATTCTACAGGATTAATTGCTACACATGATTTAAGCTTATGCACCCTTGCTGATGAATATGCAGAGGTAAAGAATCATTATTTTGATGCACAAATCATTAATGACGAATTGTATTTTGATTACCAATTTAAAGACGGGGTTTGTCAAAATATGAATGCCTCATTCTTATTAAAGAAAATGGAAATTGTATAG
- a CDS encoding SDR family oxidoreductase, whose product MSEFLDKVVWVTGASSGIGAEVARQFSLSGSILVLSARNEDKLKDVQKSLKNPEKSFVLPLDLEKSENFAQKVDEVIAKYGRIDYLVNNGGVSQRGEAADTPIEVDRKIMEINYFGTVALTKAVIPVMRKQQSGHIIAISSIAGKFGFYWRSAYSAAKHAIQGFFESVLLEEAKNNIFVTIAYPGKINTPISLSAINAEGKAHGVMDHNQETGMPVDVCVKKLIKAISKKKKSVLIGNKEIKAVYIKRYFPSLFWKIIKKQKPV is encoded by the coding sequence ATGAGCGAATTTTTGGACAAGGTTGTTTGGGTAACGGGCGCTTCTTCTGGGATAGGAGCTGAGGTGGCTAGGCAATTTTCTCTATCTGGTTCAATACTAGTTCTTTCTGCCAGAAATGAAGATAAATTAAAGGATGTTCAAAAGTCCTTAAAAAATCCGGAAAAAAGTTTTGTGCTTCCATTGGACCTTGAGAAAAGTGAAAATTTTGCTCAAAAAGTAGATGAAGTAATTGCTAAATATGGTCGTATAGATTATCTGGTAAATAATGGAGGCGTAAGTCAAAGAGGAGAAGCTGCTGATACGCCAATAGAGGTGGACAGAAAGATCATGGAAATTAATTATTTCGGAACAGTAGCTTTAACTAAGGCAGTTATTCCTGTTATGAGAAAGCAACAATCTGGACATATAATTGCTATTTCTAGTATTGCTGGTAAGTTTGGTTTTTATTGGAGATCTGCCTATTCAGCAGCAAAACATGCTATTCAGGGATTCTTTGAAAGTGTCTTATTAGAAGAAGCCAAAAACAACATCTTTGTTACAATTGCATATCCGGGTAAGATCAATACGCCTATTTCTTTGTCAGCCATTAATGCTGAAGGAAAAGCTCATGGTGTGATGGATCACAATCAAGAAACCGGAATGCCTGTGGATGTTTGTGTTAAAAAATTGATCAAAGCAATTAGCAAAAAGAAAAAGTCTGTTTTAATTGGCAATAAAGAGATTAAAGCCGTTTACATAAAAAGATATTTTCCTTCACTTTTTTGGAAGATTATTAAAAAACAGAAACCGGTTTAA
- a CDS encoding T9SS type A sorting domain-containing protein, giving the protein MKAPISFTILLFTLLMGSAASGQNNITSDLAVPYCLGITYTANAGQPFASTLEPNNVYDCLQTQPNPSWYFLKCGQSGSIDLSLFAPQDIDFIIYGPFANYAAILNSAGNLQPTQVIDCSYSATNNETPSIPNMQSGDYYLMLVTNYANSVQDITLSQTGGTGTLDCSVYNESALQYFEGTTFYDYNQNGILDGNDYGIPSATIEAQPMNQNVLSGYNGHFGLYNQSPDTVDYMLMPTLNNWVLTTADTIEFTLDSTNSVMDSLFFGFYPDTFFYSLNAVPFFDAMSCVNVNQFCLDFANNGTLPAQAEVVINIDSLLYYQSSSQAPDSINGNQIIFSFDSLNPLNFYSLCVNLLPDTTLMVGDTLVNNIIIYSKDTLGNSIDTIEFNLVSEVICSYDPNFKQTITSNIVDKEIIQPDERITYIVHFQNTGSAPALTVEIEDQISSLLDMNTFGVVSYSHPMQTVINSSNQITFQFNNINLPDSTSDEPGSHGYVIFQISPNQGLVPNQVIQNTASIYFDNNSPIITNTTVNIIDCYILPDQPVFTEVGDIIQTNLNDPYYNYLWYYNDTLIVGENSNELQATNGSGTYTVVISNQYGCQTTAQYSYTAGIDELKYHYIIYPNPSSDQFTIELNPSKIVSFKIFDESGRIIVQNNEISSTKINIEASLLSEGIYFIQFTDTSGKSSQTKIIKL; this is encoded by the coding sequence ATGAAAGCACCTATTTCATTTACCATTCTTTTATTTACCCTATTAATGGGTTCAGCAGCTTCTGGTCAAAATAACATTACGTCTGACCTAGCAGTACCTTATTGCCTGGGAATTACATATACTGCTAACGCAGGTCAACCATTTGCATCAACTCTTGAACCCAATAATGTTTATGATTGTCTTCAAACACAACCCAATCCTTCTTGGTATTTTTTAAAATGCGGACAATCAGGGAGTATTGACCTTTCATTATTTGCACCTCAGGATATTGACTTTATCATTTACGGACCTTTTGCAAACTACGCCGCGATTTTAAATAGTGCTGGAAATTTACAGCCTACACAAGTTATTGACTGTAGTTATTCCGCTACTAATAATGAAACTCCTTCAATTCCAAATATGCAATCAGGAGATTATTACTTAATGTTAGTTACCAATTATGCAAATAGTGTACAGGATATTACTTTAAGTCAAACTGGCGGTACAGGAACTTTAGATTGTTCGGTTTACAATGAATCAGCCCTTCAATACTTTGAAGGAACTACTTTTTATGATTATAATCAAAATGGTATCTTGGATGGCAATGACTATGGTATTCCGTCAGCAACAATTGAAGCTCAACCAATGAATCAAAATGTTTTGTCAGGATATAATGGTCATTTTGGATTGTACAATCAATCTCCGGATACGGTAGATTACATGTTAATGCCAACTTTGAATAACTGGGTGTTAACCACTGCAGATACTATTGAGTTCACCCTAGATTCAACTAACAGTGTCATGGACAGCTTATTCTTTGGATTTTATCCAGATACATTTTTCTATAGTCTTAATGCCGTCCCATTTTTTGATGCAATGTCTTGTGTAAATGTCAATCAGTTTTGTTTAGATTTTGCAAATAATGGAACCTTACCTGCTCAAGCTGAAGTTGTAATTAATATTGACAGTTTACTTTATTATCAATCTTCTTCTCAAGCACCAGATTCAATAAATGGCAATCAAATAATATTTTCATTTGACTCATTGAATCCATTGAATTTTTACAGTTTATGTGTTAATCTATTACCTGACACTACGCTAATGGTAGGCGACACTTTGGTTAATAATATCATTATATATTCTAAGGATACCTTGGGAAATTCAATAGATACAATTGAATTTAATTTGGTTAGTGAAGTGATTTGCAGTTATGATCCAAATTTTAAACAAACCATTACAAGTAATATCGTTGATAAAGAAATTATTCAGCCTGATGAGAGAATAACTTACATTGTACATTTTCAAAACACGGGTTCTGCTCCTGCTCTTACAGTAGAAATAGAAGATCAAATCAGTTCTTTACTGGACATGAATACATTTGGAGTAGTTTCATATAGTCATCCAATGCAGACTGTTATTAATAGTAGCAACCAAATAACTTTCCAGTTCAACAATATAAACTTACCTGATAGCACTTCAGATGAACCGGGAAGTCATGGATATGTTATTTTTCAAATCTCACCTAATCAAGGCCTTGTCCCTAATCAGGTAATTCAAAATACTGCTTCAATTTATTTTGATAATAATTCACCTATTATAACCAACACTACTGTAAATATCATAGACTGTTATATTTTACCTGATCAACCGGTATTTACTGAGGTAGGAGACATCATACAAACCAATTTAAACGATCCATATTACAATTATTTATGGTATTATAATGACACCTTAATTGTTGGAGAAAATAGTAATGAATTGCAAGCAACGAATGGATCGGGCACATACACTGTTGTTATTTCAAACCAATATGGATGTCAAACAACGGCCCAATATTCATATACTGCTGGAATTGATGAATTAAAATATCACTATATCATTTATCCTAATCCAAGTAGTGATCAATTTACAATAGAATTAAATCCTTCTAAAATTGTTTCATTCAAAATATTTGACGAAAGTGGAAGAATAATAGTTCAAAACAACGAAATAAGCAGTACTAAAATTAATATTGAAGCTTCATTGTTAAGTGAAGGTATCTACTTCATTCAGTTTACAGATACATCCGGAAAATCAAGCCAAACAAAAATAATTAAGCTATAG
- a CDS encoding class I fructose-bisphosphate aldolase, which translates to MSTVTTKVQELLGNEAESLLNHQCNTIPKEMLHLPGADFIDRSFALTNRSPQVLRNLQALYGHGRLGGSGYLSILPVDQGIEHSAGASFAPNPIYFDPEKIVELAVEANCNGVATTFGVLAANSRKYAHKIPFIVKINHNEFLSYPNTYNQIEFGSVDEAWNLGAAAIGATIYFGSEESERQIVEIAQAFERAHELGIATILWCYLRNPSFKKDGVDYHTATDISSQATHIGVTIQADIIKQKLPTLNGGYTAINFGKTHDKVYSELTTDNPIDLTRYMVANTYMGRNGLINSGGASTGSGSDDYADAIRTAVINKRAGGHGLILGRKAFQKDMKDGVDLIHAVQDVYLDESITIA; encoded by the coding sequence ATGTCTACAGTAACGACAAAAGTTCAAGAACTATTGGGAAATGAGGCAGAAAGCCTTTTAAATCACCAATGTAATACAATTCCTAAAGAGATGCTTCACTTGCCTGGAGCTGATTTTATTGACAGGAGTTTTGCTTTAACTAACAGATCACCTCAGGTTTTGAGAAACTTGCAAGCTTTGTACGGTCACGGAAGACTAGGAGGATCAGGATATTTATCAATTCTTCCTGTTGATCAGGGAATTGAGCACTCAGCTGGAGCTTCATTTGCGCCAAATCCTATTTATTTTGATCCTGAAAAAATAGTTGAATTAGCAGTAGAAGCAAATTGTAATGGAGTAGCGACAACTTTTGGAGTATTGGCTGCTAACTCAAGAAAATATGCTCACAAGATTCCTTTCATTGTAAAGATTAATCACAATGAGTTCTTATCTTATCCAAACACTTATAACCAAATAGAGTTTGGATCAGTTGATGAAGCATGGAACTTAGGTGCTGCAGCAATCGGAGCTACTATCTATTTTGGTTCTGAAGAATCAGAAAGACAAATTGTTGAAATAGCTCAGGCTTTTGAAAGAGCACATGAGTTAGGAATAGCAACAATTTTATGGTGCTACTTAAGAAACCCGTCTTTCAAAAAAGACGGCGTAGATTATCATACAGCAACAGATATATCATCTCAGGCTACTCATATTGGAGTTACTATTCAGGCTGATATCATCAAGCAAAAATTACCTACACTTAATGGCGGATACACTGCTATTAACTTTGGTAAAACACATGACAAAGTATATTCAGAATTGACAACAGATAACCCTATTGACTTAACCAGATACATGGTAGCCAATACATACATGGGTAGAAACGGTTTAATTAACTCAGGGGGAGCTTCAACAGGAAGTGGGTCTGATGATTATGCAGATGCAATTAGAACTGCCGTAATCAATAAAAGAGCCGGAGGTCATGGATTGATCTTAGGAAGAAAAGCATTCCAAAAAGACATGAAAGATGGAGTAGATCTAATTCATGCCGTACAGGATGTTTATTTAGATGAATCAATTACTATTGCTTAA
- a CDS encoding sensor histidine kinase: MGLFSIPHSSYQDQYKKAGFRLTWKICLFLSLAMIFLSSVLFFFNLDLFYSSFISSIILLVMVGVLYKSRKYEIIAVSFGVIGTLSAQLTLFLLKDEYHFVDILWMTVISLYVFFSLGRLWGFIILMANIAGSAIYVLYFLNENLKLVHQLDEVSRISIAFNLLLCGIFIYFLISEYLKTIEFAESSFRNVNAELKIKNKEVELQNEEKSVMLKEIHHRVKNNLQVITSLLRLQSNEIKDENLNDKFNEAIQRIMAMALIHEKMYQSDDLARIDLEGYLRTLAQELIESYSVSKPINLHVNCEIEYIQPKSLVSIALMFNELISNSLKHAFEEKEEGKIEIRILKISEHQVEIVYKDNGNWKKPVSDSTFGVSLISDLSVQLDGTYTLDTSVGTTYDFIFEYENIG; the protein is encoded by the coding sequence ATGGGCCTTTTTAGCATACCTCACTCTTCCTATCAAGATCAATACAAGAAAGCAGGTTTTAGATTAACCTGGAAAATCTGTCTGTTTTTATCACTGGCAATGATTTTCTTGTCTTCAGTACTTTTCTTTTTTAATCTGGATCTTTTCTATTCTTCTTTTATCAGTTCCATTATCCTATTAGTAATGGTAGGAGTATTATATAAGAGCCGGAAATATGAAATTATCGCAGTTAGTTTTGGGGTAATCGGAACTTTATCAGCTCAACTCACGCTATTTTTATTAAAAGATGAATATCATTTTGTAGACATTTTGTGGATGACGGTAATCTCCCTTTATGTCTTTTTTTCATTGGGTAGATTGTGGGGTTTTATCATTTTGATGGCAAATATTGCCGGCAGTGCTATATACGTTCTATATTTTTTAAATGAAAACTTAAAGCTGGTACATCAATTAGATGAAGTTTCCAGAATCTCCATAGCCTTTAACTTGCTTCTTTGCGGAATCTTTATTTATTTTCTCATTTCTGAATATTTAAAAACCATTGAATTTGCCGAATCTTCATTTAGGAATGTAAATGCAGAATTAAAAATTAAAAACAAGGAAGTTGAATTACAAAATGAAGAAAAATCTGTAATGCTCAAAGAAATCCATCACAGGGTAAAAAACAACTTACAAGTAATTACTTCTTTATTAAGATTGCAATCAAATGAGATAAAAGATGAAAATCTTAATGACAAATTCAATGAAGCCATTCAGAGGATAATGGCCATGGCATTGATTCATGAAAAAATGTACCAGAGTGATGATCTTGCAAGAATTGATTTAGAAGGATACTTAAGGACACTAGCGCAAGAGCTTATTGAATCCTATTCAGTATCCAAACCAATAAATCTTCATGTCAACTGCGAGATAGAATATATACAGCCAAAATCATTGGTATCTATTGCCTTAATGTTTAATGAACTTATATCTAACTCTTTAAAACATGCATTTGAAGAAAAAGAGGAAGGTAAAATTGAAATAAGAATTTTAAAAATATCTGAACATCAGGTAGAAATAGTGTACAAAGACAACGGAAACTGGAAAAAACCGGTTTCTGATTCAACATTCGGAGTAAGTTTAATAAGTGACTTGAGTGTTCAGCTAGATGGAACGTATACGCTAGACACCTCAGTCGGAACTACTTATGATTTTATCTTCGAATATGAGAATATAGGCTAA
- the rpsO gene encoding 30S ribosomal protein S15: MYLTKEKKEEFFAKHGKGKNDTGSAEGQIAMFSYRISHLTEHLKQNRKDFGTQKALQTLVGKRRSLLDYLKNKDIERYRAIVKELGLRR, from the coding sequence ATGTATTTAACAAAAGAAAAGAAAGAAGAATTCTTCGCAAAACACGGTAAAGGAAAAAATGATACCGGTTCAGCTGAAGGTCAAATCGCAATGTTTTCGTACAGAATTTCGCACTTAACAGAGCATTTGAAACAAAACAGAAAAGACTTTGGTACTCAAAAAGCACTTCAAACTTTAGTAGGAAAAAGAAGAAGTCTTTTAGATTACTTAAAGAATAAGGATATTGAGCGATATAGAGCTATCGTGAAAGAATTAGGATTGAGAAGATAA
- the cmk gene encoding (d)CMP kinase — protein MSKITIAIDGYSSCGKSTLAKALANHLNYVYVDSGAMYRAITLHLINHGILKDGHFIKEKVIEELNDIDIRFEYNREQKKSETYLNGVNVEKDIRTLAISKQVSAISAIAEVRTKLVKIQQMMGAAGGVVMDGRDIGTVVFPNAEVKLFMVASNDIRAQRRFLELHDKGENLTLEEVKKSIARRDHLDMNREISPLQKADDAIEIDNSELTEVEQFQLALKIIDEKARSLQTAN, from the coding sequence GTGTCAAAGATTACAATTGCTATAGACGGATATTCATCTTGCGGCAAAAGCACGCTTGCCAAAGCATTGGCAAATCATTTGAACTATGTTTATGTCGACAGTGGCGCTATGTATAGAGCCATAACTCTTCATTTAATTAATCATGGAATTCTAAAAGATGGACATTTCATCAAGGAAAAAGTAATTGAAGAGTTAAATGATATTGACATTCGGTTTGAATACAATCGAGAACAAAAAAAATCTGAAACCTATTTGAATGGTGTAAATGTTGAGAAAGATATCAGGACATTAGCTATTTCAAAACAAGTTAGTGCCATATCTGCCATAGCTGAAGTGAGAACCAAACTTGTTAAAATTCAGCAGATGATGGGAGCGGCAGGAGGAGTTGTAATGGATGGAAGAGATATTGGAACCGTTGTTTTTCCTAATGCTGAAGTTAAACTATTCATGGTAGCTTCAAATGACATTAGAGCACAAAGAAGATTTTTAGAATTGCATGACAAAGGTGAAAACCTAACTTTAGAGGAGGTTAAAAAGAGTATTGCACGAAGAGATCATTTAGATATGAACCGTGAGATTAGCCCATTACAAAAGGCAGATGACGCTATTGAAATAGATAATTCTGAGTTAACTGAAGTTGAACAATTCCAATTAGCACTAAAAATAATTGACGAAAAAGCAAGATCATTGCAAACTGCTAACTAA
- the accD gene encoding acetyl-CoA carboxylase, carboxyltransferase subunit beta has product MGWFKRQKEGISTSTSEKKETPEGLWYQCPKCRTVASSEDHKENLWVCTTCAHHERIAAKDYFEILFDSKKGTEFARGIESGDPLKFEDTKKYTDRIKSVQDKTGMKDAIRVAYGKLNDEQIVIAAMDFGFIGGSMGSVVGEKIARAVDKAIELNVPLIIISKSGGARMMEAGLSLMQMAKTSAKLNQLSEAGLPFFSILTDPTTGGVTASFAMLGDINIAEPDALIAFAGPRVVKETIGRDLPDGFQKSEFVLEHGFLDLIVERKNLKQKLSELMLMFKN; this is encoded by the coding sequence ATGGGATGGTTTAAGCGTCAAAAAGAAGGGATTTCAACTTCTACATCAGAAAAGAAAGAAACACCAGAAGGTCTTTGGTATCAATGCCCAAAATGTAGAACAGTAGCTTCATCAGAAGATCACAAAGAAAATTTGTGGGTATGTACTACTTGTGCACATCATGAGCGTATTGCTGCAAAAGATTATTTTGAAATTTTGTTTGATAGTAAAAAAGGAACTGAATTTGCCAGAGGAATTGAATCTGGTGACCCTTTGAAATTTGAAGACACTAAAAAGTATACTGACAGAATCAAATCCGTTCAAGATAAAACCGGAATGAAAGACGCAATTCGCGTTGCATACGGAAAGTTAAATGACGAACAAATTGTAATTGCTGCAATGGATTTTGGATTCATTGGAGGTTCAATGGGTTCTGTCGTAGGTGAAAAAATTGCGCGTGCGGTAGACAAAGCTATTGAGTTGAATGTACCATTAATCATTATCAGTAAATCTGGTGGAGCACGTATGATGGAAGCCGGTTTATCATTAATGCAAATGGCTAAAACATCTGCTAAATTGAACCAACTTTCTGAAGCCGGATTGCCATTTTTCTCTATACTAACGGATCCTACTACCGGTGGTGTTACTGCATCATTTGCTATGTTAGGTGACATTAATATCGCTGAACCGGATGCATTAATTGCCTTTGCAGGTCCTAGAGTTGTAAAAGAAACCATTGGTAGAGATTTACCGGATGGATTCCAGAAATCAGAATTTGTATTGGAGCATGGATTCCTTGATTTAATTGTTGAGCGTAAAAACTTAAAACAAAAATTGAGTGAACTGATGCTAATGTTTAAGAATTAA
- a CDS encoding DUF1573 domain-containing protein, with the protein MRKGFIYVFSALLLTACGGDSDSDNSGDNSSVVGNTNPNDAGSDGGNQSVFIPEDSKIEGMETTSIEYFESKHDFGSVFYPSDNKFTFKFKNTGEVPLVIDKAQASCGCTIPNKPEEPIPPGGIGEMDVIFRPKSGQVGQTVTKKITVTANTEPRETYLEITAKVLDAM; encoded by the coding sequence ATGCGAAAAGGATTCATTTATGTATTCTCAGCCTTATTGCTAACTGCATGTGGTGGAGACAGTGATTCAGACAATTCAGGAGATAATTCATCAGTTGTTGGTAATACCAACCCTAATGATGCAGGATCTGATGGAGGAAATCAAAGTGTATTTATTCCTGAGGATTCAAAAATTGAAGGTATGGAAACAACTTCAATTGAGTATTTTGAGTCTAAACACGACTTCGGAAGCGTATTTTATCCAAGTGATAATAAATTCACTTTCAAGTTTAAAAATACCGGTGAAGTTCCTTTGGTAATTGACAAAGCACAAGCTTCATGCGGATGTACAATTCCTAATAAGCCTGAAGAACCAATACCTCCAGGTGGAATTGGTGAAATGGATGTGATTTTTAGACCTAAAAGTGGTCAGGTAGGACAAACAGTTACCAAGAAAATTACTGTTACCGCTAACACAGAACCAAGAGAAACTTACTTAGAGATTACAGCCAAAGTATTGGACGCAATGTAA
- a CDS encoding sensor histidine kinase codes for MKIFNPSASAYNDVFDQSRFVFAWKLYMLLLFVFVGLSVVHGLEQDWPNLIITLSAFVAIGIALIITKSTGKYTFAAIFGGALGSLINQLDLFLITGSQKYVTILWILCITLYVFYLLGTKWGIITLILNITGVAISLVVVPKEAVIQQIESQDNIDKLSMIINLIVITLLMSYLMTQIIKFSSNAEKRSKQTQQELRKQYVIVQSQNEEKTVMLREIHHRVKNNLQVITSLLRLQQKEIDNEDVNAHFNEAVHRVLAMALIHEKMYQSKDLSRIDLTAYLKTFAQELINSYSVNKPIDLDIICEIEYVQPKSLVSFALLFNELMSNSLKHAFTDQARGEINVTIRKINNEEIECIYHDNGKWKAPQRKGSFGVELIQDLTEQLDGKYVLDTNKGTTYTFTFDINNL; via the coding sequence ATGAAGATTTTTAATCCCTCGGCCTCTGCCTATAATGACGTTTTTGACCAAAGCAGATTTGTCTTTGCGTGGAAACTTTACATGCTATTGCTATTTGTATTTGTTGGATTATCTGTAGTTCATGGCCTTGAACAAGATTGGCCCAATTTAATCATTACACTTTCTGCATTTGTTGCAATCGGTATTGCTTTAATTATTACAAAAAGTACCGGAAAATATACCTTTGCCGCTATTTTCGGTGGAGCATTAGGATCCCTTATCAATCAATTGGATTTATTTCTCATTACAGGCTCGCAGAAATACGTTACCATTTTATGGATCTTGTGCATTACGCTTTATGTATTTTACTTGTTGGGAACTAAATGGGGCATTATCACTCTCATTTTAAATATTACCGGTGTTGCCATTTCATTAGTAGTTGTTCCTAAGGAGGCAGTTATCCAGCAAATAGAAAGTCAGGACAATATTGACAAGCTTTCCATGATTATTAATTTAATTGTGATCACTTTACTCATGTCATATTTAATGACCCAGATTATAAAATTTTCAAGTAATGCAGAAAAAAGATCCAAACAAACTCAACAAGAGTTAAGAAAACAGTATGTCATTGTGCAATCACAGAATGAAGAGAAAACTGTTATGTTAAGAGAGATTCACCACAGGGTAAAAAATAACCTTCAAGTGATTACTTCTTTATTGAGGTTACAGCAAAAAGAAATTGACAATGAAGATGTAAATGCACACTTTAACGAAGCTGTACACAGAGTATTGGCAATGGCCTTGATACATGAAAAAATGTATCAATCAAAAGATCTTTCCAGAATTGACTTAACGGCATATCTCAAAACATTTGCTCAAGAATTAATTAATTCATACAGTGTCAATAAGCCAATTGATTTGGATATTATTTGCGAAATTGAATATGTTCAACCAAAATCTTTGGTGTCATTTGCACTTTTGTTTAATGAATTGATGTCTAACTCACTCAAACATGCCTTTACTGATCAAGCCAGAGGGGAGATTAATGTTACTATTAGAAAAATCAATAACGAAGAAATTGAATGCATTTATCATGACAATGGCAAATGGAAGGCTCCACAAAGAAAGGGCTCCTTTGGTGTTGAACTCATTCAGGATTTGACCGAACAATTGGATGGTAAATATGTGCTAGACACAAATAAAGGAACAACCTACACTTTTACCTTTGATATTAATAATTTATAG